The Muntiacus reevesi chromosome 5, mMunRee1.1, whole genome shotgun sequence genome segment tttctgcattgcaggtggattacttaccgctgagccaccagggaagccccctcaaatTTTCATATGAATATTAAAATAGGAAGATGTTGCTCAGTTAAAATGAGCTCCTGGAATAGATCTCTCTTTGCTGTCAAGCACTACAGAGCTTGACTAAAgtcatttattttgatttccatttagtGTTGACAGCTGAAGCAAATTATACTAGAGGGCTCAGAAACATCAACCAACCTCCTTTATGACCAAAAGTGAACAAAAGTTAactcaactgtatttcaatttgaAAATATTGTCCTCTCATCCCTACCAGAACATCTGCCACTGAATTTGAAGCTACAAGGTATCCATGATTAGAATCAATGATCTTTCTAAATATTCAGGTGGAAAAAATAAccttaatatataatacatacagacTATAGTGAAAGGGTTAACGGGAAGATTGTACATAGATCTTACCTGCCTTCTATCTTActatctttttgttgtttattaaAGTTCCTTTATAAATGGGGGTGGAGCTGGGGGGTGGCTTAAAAATCTGGTAATTtctcatttccagaacttttaaCCTTGTACTAGGCTATTTCAGCATTATCAGTGCCTCCTAACAGGATAAAAGGGGACTCTATTGGAGGACCAGGCAGTCAATCCCACACCCTGCCCCTCTTCTCCAGTGGTGGAGCCCCCAAAACAGGGCTGAAGACCCCAGAGGGCAGGTCTGCTGCTCGCTAGTCACGTTCCACACTCACAGCCAACTTGGGAGGCGCCTGACGCTCTCACAACGTACCTGGGCTTGACTAGGCTGAAACTGGGGAAATACATCCAGGGGCAAGGAAGTTggtaaactattttttaaaactcttgcctttggcacttccctggtggtccactggtaagACTCTGAGTTTCCAGTGCAAGGGGAATGGGTTtgttctctggtcagggaaccaccaagatcccacatgttgtgcgGTGTGGTCAAAATAATATAAACTCTTGCCTTTGGTTCAAACTGGGGAGAGAGGATAACTTCTGGAAAAGGtttatgtatgctcagttgctcagtcgtatccgactgtgtgtgaccctatggactgaagccctccgtgctcctctgtccatgggattctcccagtcaagaatactggagtgggttgccatttcctcctccaggggatcttcctgacacagggatcagacctgagtcttcggtgtctcctgcattggcaggtggattctttaccactaagctacctgggaaaaggtttatagtttaaaatatttagtgtCAGGaagttgtgtttatttttttttaacttggcagCTGGAGAGCTCAGATGATCAATCTGTAGGAGATCTAGAGATGAAGGAAGGAGACCAGCTGGGAGGTCAGTCCTGGCCTGCCTGGGGCCACCAAGCTGTGACACTTCTTATCTTTCCATCAGAACAGGATCTAACATATTAGAAAACAACTGTACTTTTAGTTTATCTCTGCATTTCTAAGCTTATGCTTAACTGACGTCGTTAGCTACAGTTTACCATAAGGTGGACATACATAAAAGAGGACACAAACCAAATTTATACTTAAATTAAATACCATGATTTAATTTACTGGCTGCTTAATCCTGTATTctcttaagttaaaaaaacaaacaaacacaaacaccAACCAAAAGTAGTTATAATTAACTGTTAACGTTAATGAATTTAAACCTTCCAGAAAGCATGAATCCAAAAGGAAATGTCCAACAGGTGATGTGAGCCAGATATTCTATGGCTTTCCTGTTTCGGTCTCAAACATTCTACacatcaatggaaaaaaaaaaattctctagggTTTCTCAGGTTTATTCCTCTAGAGCACAGCTTTCTGGCCCGTTACTGAGCATGGTCTTCTAACAGGTACACAATTAACTCGTAGGTAGACAACACAATGGCAGTGTTTGGTATCTGCCGGATGAGCTGGGCAAAGAGTCCTCTATAAAAGGCCAGGTAACCTTCTTCCCGGAAGACCAGCCGAGCAGTCTGGACGAAAGACTTGTACTTGGTACCCTCCTCCCGGAGCCGCGTCCTGATGACTTCTGTGGAAAGAAACACGCCTTTCAGGCTATGGACGAACTGTACTTCCGAATGGTGTATGGAGAGAAGGCAAAGCACACAGCGTTACACACGTTAACATGCAACTATGGCTCTTGGCCATCTCAGCTCTGTTTAGGTGCGGCAGCCACACAGACCACGAAGAGTtcttttcagaacattttctaacTCTAGGAATTAGTCAATTGTCCCAAGACTTATGTATACTTCTAAGGGGTAAGAGTGCTAAATAACTTCTAAAGgattaggaaaataaaagtttcatttgaatgagttttaagacagtttaCGTTTTCTACTCAAGTAAATGCTGTCACTTCCCTCGAGGCCTAGTTTATATTAAGTATAGTGAGTGGTATCTCCAACAAGGCTTTCATCCCATGTACTCCCCAACTTTCTCCTCCTACTAGGATCCTTCTTCATTCCATCCGCTTAAAAAACCACCTCCTCCTTTCTGAGAGTCTTGCACACCTGGCCCGGCCTCACCCTGGCCCCTGCGGCATGACACCTGGCACTGCCCGTCAAGCGGACTGCAGGGCACGTGACGTGGGAAGTGGCAGACCCCCTCCCCGAGAGCCCGTGGGGCTGCTCGGTGTCCCGGCACACGACGAGGACTCAATGACCTGTTACAAGTTGGCCGTGTGCAATGCCACAGCTGACAGTGCAGCAGCTGCTGGAAAACAAAACCTGTTTTTCATGGCACAATAAactgagctgttttttttttttaaagtagttcagTAGAACATGAGGTCTATTATGAATTCCTTACAAAATAAACTTACCCAAAGTAGCTTTCCTCAGCACTCCATTCAAGGTGGAAACTgagagaattttatttattttaaaaaaaaagcttggctcccatatcattttttttaaattgaggaattttaaataaaatccagattttttttgtttctttgaaaacatcAGATGTTCCACAACACAGGGCTCACATTCTGCCGAGTGTTGGTCACAATCAGATGGAGTCAAGGAAAGCAGAGCTCCCACCGCCCGCGTGACCTGCACGCACGAGCTGAAGTCGGCTGTACTGGGACTCAGCTACCTGCATCACCTGCAGGTACCTGCATCTCCATTTGAACCCCAGAGGCCTGGAAGTACTGACACACACCAAAGGCCACTGTACCGCGCTGGAAGGTCAGGCAGGACCTACCGTGGGGGTAAGCGACACAGGAGGCGCATCCCTTAGAAAGAGCAGCAGCTGCCATAAGTCCAAAAAAATTTGTGGAATTTTTTTCAGTCCCGTTTGTAGAAGAGGCTAACGGAGCTTCTTTCAGATACTTCTTTAAACTTTCATAAATAGCAAAACAGATGATAGTTTCCGAAATCCCAGCATACGAGGCAGTTAATCCCCTGTAAAAGCCGCGGATGCCTTCCGTTTGGTAAACATAGCGGGCACACTGAAGCGTGTTCATCTGCTTGGAGCCTCGCACTCTGCACAAAGGAGACGAATGACAGGCCGTTACGACACATGCTGAGGAGCCCGCCTGCTGCCCCCGAGCCACAAAGATGATAAAGAGAAAGTACATGGGGAAGCGCCATAATCCTCCTTGGTCTGGGGTTGGCTGAATCCTGTCCACTGTGAGGCCAGGTCCATCAGCTACGTGGGGCCACAGGCCCACAGGATGGCACGTACATCTGTCCCAACTTGCAGACAAGTGCTCAGAGTCTTCGATCTACCTTTGGGAAGAGCTAGATGGAAGGTGTTCaccaaagaggaaaatatgaCTATAATAGAATCAAAACCATCCATGTGTCTACTCATGCAGATGGATGGTACACAGACTAGATTAAAAGAGTCGTGAAGGCAGTAAGACATGGGGAAGTGCTTAAAGTGGAGAGCAAGATGAAATTCCATGTAAAGTACAATTATGACACAAACATGCTTTAAGGAAACACTGAAGGAAAATCTGCCAAGACTCACAGGGTGGTAAGTTTAAGCGCTCTTTGTTACCACTATAGTCTCCAAATGCTGTTATTTTGactcttattctttcttttttgggttTACTTATCTGGCCGTGCCGGGTCTTGGTtgcggcatgcaagatctttagttgtggcatgtgggatctcagttctggACCACAGATTGAAACCAGAACCCCTGCATCAGGGTCTCGGcatcttagccgctggaccaccaggaagtccctccaTTATTCCCACATTTGTAAAGTTATAAACACGGAAGAAACTATACAATAACTAAAAGGCCTTCAGCTTGGATGCTCCTACCCCTCGACAGGAAGTTTTCATAAACTGCCTAGAAACACACAGAATCCCAGGACTGGATAGTGTTTACACTGGGTGCACCTTGGAGACCCTCCTGGGGGGGAGCAGAGCAGTGTACACTCCCGCCCCCTACCTGGAGTGACCTTTGTAACGCAAATGCAAGCACCCCACTCCCCTGTTTACCATCCTCTCATAGGGGGTCCCTCAGTCTTGGCACTACTGGGACTCCGGGGGCTGCAGTTCTCTGCTGTGGGTGGTCCTATGTGCTGTAGAGTATCTAGCAGTCTCCCTGGTCTCTATCCACTAGACACCACTTAGGCTGTAGAAACAAATATCCAGATGCTGCCAAACATCCCCTGGGGACGGGGCCCCGGAATTCCTGCTCTAATAGCTCTACACTGCCTCCAAATACAGCTGAGTCCAAGCTCCCGCTCCTCCCCAGGGCTTTTAAGGATGCGGCTTCTCCAGGCTTATCTCCCTGTACCTCTCTCCTTTCCCAGTACCTTCACATGCACAACACACACCTCTTTCTGCTGCTCAGAATGAACCAAGCTTCGCTGTCTCCAAATCTGCTGCACTCCCGAGTCTCTGCCTGAGGCCCCTTTACTGCCAGTGCGCACTGGGCTCCTGGGCAGAGAGAGACATCCCTGCCACGAGAgcccctccctggctgcctcccggCACGTCCCATGCAGGCTGCGTCAGGGACCTGCCAGGGTCCTGGAGCACTGCTGGCCCCTTCTCCCACCAGCCTGTAATTCTCTTTATTCTCTGTGAAGCTGTGAGCTGTGGGAAGGCAGGGCTTGTGTCTTATTCTCTGCTGTTTCTGCTGCCACTGGTGCAGAGGAAAACATGCAACAAATCCTCGTTGCTGAGGACTCTGTCAACAGAGCCCACCCAAAGACAGCTTTAAAATGTCCTGAGCACAGGTCATTACCAGGCAGATCTTAACAAACGCACATAAAGAAGGCTTTCAGCTGACCCGTGCATTTATCCCCTGCTAAACAGAAGTAATGTGAGGACACTGTGTGCACACTTGGAAGTAACCACCCAAAGGTTCTAGGAGAGGACTGGTCAGGAGGTCGTAGTACAAGAGGTTCTTGAGGGTTCTATTCCTGGTGAGGAAGGCAGATTCAAGGAGACCGAAGCAGGAGACCACGTGACATTTTTTGAAAACTGCCAAGGACCTTGAAGGTTAAGCTGAGGAGTTAGGATTTGACTCTGACAGTAATTGACATTCATTGAAGCCTTCTGAGCAAGATATCTCTTCTAAATGATTAGACctggtatattttaaaaggttCCTTCAGGTAGAACGGACAGAGAATGTCAAAGACCCACTTCAGAGGCTACCCGGGTCATTTGAGAGAAAAACAAGCGAAGGCAGAGCCCACCTCCGTTTCTAGGTGGAGCTcctgcttgctctctcccctcctttctcTATGGGTAGCTTAAGGTTAGACTGGACTAGCTGGAAGTTTCCAGCGCCCCACACAAATTTCTAGGCAACCTAGTAACAAAAGGGTACTTAGAATCCTATCAGAAAATATTGTTTATCATCATCACTGACTTGAAATTACAGTAGTTACTGGGATGTTCCTTGATCTTGTTATTTAATATACTAAAGAAGTATATTAATATactgtaacttttaaaaacactgataattgtatttcaataattggttttcattgcttttaaaaatatcattctagggcttttctggtggtacaggagttaagaatctgcctgccaatgcaggggacatgggttccatccctggtccaggaagattccacatgcaactaATGGGCAACTAAGCCTtcgagccacaactcctgagtctgtgtgcctagagcccgtgctccacaataaCAGGAGCCACTGTAACGAGAAGTCCAAgcacccctgctcactgcaactagagaaagcccacttgcagcaatgaagacccagtgcaaaacagagagagaaaaaaaatcattctaaaaagTGCCTGTAGGCTCCACTAGAGACTGCCAAAGGAACCCAGAGCATAAGAAATGTTAAGAATCCCTGGCTACAATTTTGGGGGAGGAATTCAGGATATTTGAGGGCCTTGGGAGACTAAAATGCCCCTACTAAGCTTTGGGCGCTACTGTTCTGGCGCCTTCCCACAAGAGAGGCCATTTGGAGCACAGTTCACAGCACTCCACCTGGGGGCGGGGTCTCCCAGGAGCAGAGACCCAGGACTACCCGGGGATCAAGGGCCACATCTGAGCGAACTCCTGacatccctttgtgtgttatttctgCTGGTCTTTGCCTCTCCCCTGAGGCTTGGCAGTATAAACCTCAACACGAGAGAAGTTTCTACATATGCTTATACGCAGATCAAACAAAGATGGGGATGGTTAAGGATGCTACAGTTCTCACTCTACAGTTGGAACTGGCGGAAGGAAAAAAACCCCTAAGAATTCAAGTCTTACATCAAGGAAGGAACAAGTAAAAACTTACTTCCGTTCTAGCTGCATCCGGGTTTTAACCATCCATATAGGGTTCATTAAAGAATTTGTGACAAAAgctggaagaaaacaaaacaaatagaaaatgttaTCATTGAACAGATCCAATGCTTATTAAAGCCATGTTTTCCATATGATAAACCTTGAAATCAGGCTTTCAATGGCTTAAGAATAAAAATGGTAAGAAGCAGTTCCATTTCCACACAACAGATGGAAGCTATAGTCCCCTAAAATGTAACATCTATGGGTAATGTTGAACTAAAGTAAATCTCAATTTTCTAGAGCCCCTGTCCATGGACagggcaaacaccctcttccaacaacacaagagaagactctacacatggacattaccagatggccaacaccgaaatcagactgattatattctttgcagccacagatatggagaagctctatacagttagcaaaaacgagactgggagctgactgtggctcaggttatgaactccttactgccaaattcagattcaaattgaagaaagtagggaaaatcattagaccattcatgtatgacctaaatcaaatcccttatgattatacagtggaagtgagaaatatatttaagactagatctgatagacaagagtgcctgatgaactatggacggatgttcgtgatattgtacaggagacagggatcaagaccatccccaagaaaaagaaatgcaaaaaagcaaaatggctgtctgaggaggccttacaaaatagttgtgaaaagaagagaagtgaaagcaaaggagaaaagcaaagatatacccatttgaattcagagttccaaagaatagcaaggagagacaagaaagccttcctcagcaatcaatgcaaagaaagaggaaaacaatagaatgggaaagactagagatctcttcaagaaaattagagataccaagggaacatttcatgcaaagatgggctcaaaggacagaaatggtatggacctaacagaagcagaagatattaagaagagctggcaagaatacagagaagaactgcataaaaaagatcttcacaacccagataatcactgtggtgtgatcactcacctacagccagacatcctggaatgtgaagtcaagtgggccttaggaagcatcactatgtacaaagctagtggaggtgatggaattccagttgagctatttcaaatcctaaaagatgatgctgtgaaagtgctgcactcaatatgccagcaaatttggaaaactcagcagtggccacaggactggaaaaggtcagttttcattccaatcccaaagaaaagcaatgccaaagaatgctcaaactaccgcacaattgcacttatctcacacgctagtaaagtaatgctggaaattctccaagccaggcttcagcaatacgtgaacggagaacttccagatgtttaagctggttttagaaaaggcagaggaaccagagagcaaattgccagcatctgctggatcatcgaaaaagcaagagagttccagaaaaacatctatttctgctttattgactatgccaaagcctttgactgtgtgaatcacaataaactgtggaaaattctgaaagagatgggaataccagaccacgtgacctgcctcttgagaaatctgtatacaggtcaggaagcaacagttagaactggatatggaacaacagacttgctccaaataggaaaaggagtacatcaaggctgtatattgtcaccctgcttatttaacttatatgcagagtacatcatgagaaacactgggctggatgaagcacaagctggaatcaagattgctgggagaaatatcaataacctcagatgagcagatgacaccacccttgtggcagaaagtgaagaagaactaaagagcttcttgatgaaagtgaaaaaggagagtgaaaaagttggcttaaggctcaacattcagaaaactaagatcatggtatctggtcccatcgcttcatggcaaatagatggggaaacagtggctgactttatttttgggggctccaaaatcactacagatggtgattgcaatcatgaaattaaaagacacttactctttggaaggaaagttatgaccaacctagacagcatattaaaaagcagagacattactttgccaacaaaagtccatctagtcaaggctatggtttttccagtagtcatgtatggatgtgagagttgtactataaagaaagctgagggctgaagaactgatgcttttgaaatgtggtgttggagaagactcttgagagtcccttggactgcaaggagatgaaaccagtccatcctaaaggagatcagtcctgggtgttcattggaaggactgatgttgaagctgaaactttaatactttggccacctgatgtgaagagctggctcaatggaaaagaccctgatgctgggagggattgagggcaggaggagaaggggatgacagaggatgagaaggctggatggcatcacagactcaatggacatgagtttgggtaaactctgggagttggtgatggaaagggaggcctggcatgctgcggttcatggggttgcaaagagtcagacgcaactgagcaactgaactgaactgtccatggacagaggagtctggagagtccaaagggtcacaaagaggaggacacaactgagcaactgaggacgATTACTAGTCCTCCCTGACTCTAGGTGGTGCTGTTGGTATTCCTGTTAATGTGATTCCTATGGTGGTAAATATGAAACTATCCTAAAACTCAACTGAAAGCATCAGGTccagaaataatttgtttttaagaaatgatGATCTAATTCAAAAGAGTACCcttaaatttaacttaaaatagaAGAAACTAAATCTCCACTTACGTGAATCCACACTTAGACATTTCAATACCTGACTGATCATTTTAGGAAATTGAAGTTTTAAGACTGATCTGACTATTGGAACCATCTTTAAGTCTTCTCCATCTTAATGTTGTTTGTCACTCTACACCAACCAAAAAAGCAGTATCATGTATCACTGACCTGACACACAGCAAGTCCTTTGGAATATGTCATCCCCTCCACATTCTGAATAGACTGATTTTATAATATGACCCTAGacatgcttcagttgtgtctgactctttttgaccctacggaccttgccaggctcctctgtccatggaattctccaggcaagaacactggagtgggttgccatgcccttctccaggggatcttccagacccaggaattgaacctgtgtctcttacatctacctgtattggcaagcaggttcttaaccactagtgccatgtGGGAAGACCCACCCAGATAGTCCACAgatcaataaggacctactgtatagcatggggaacgtattcagtatcttgtaacagACCATAaagaactgaatcactctgctatatacctgaaactaatacaactttgtaaatcaactacacttgcattacaaaaaaagaaaaaaaagaatgctgccAGGAAGGAGGGGAAAAACCAATTATAGCAACATTAGCTCCTTGAAACAGCAAATtgaagagtattaaaaaaaaaatttcccttcaGGTCCATTTTATTTACCAAGGGTTTCTCTAAATTAATTTGTCAAAAGTTGCAAAACTGATGCACAGCTTTTAGTTTATGGCTAACTCACTATTGGCTGAGGCAGTGAGGCCCCACTTCTTCTGAACTCCACACTCCATCCCTTTGACCTCCCTGCCAGCTCCACATCCTGTAAACACCTTTCTTGTGAAGCATCTTTGCTAATGTCATTTTCCATTTGGGATCCAAAAATTATCTGTATTCAGATAATTCAACTATTCAGATGAATTCCTAGTACTTTTATTTGGAGGAACAGGAACAAAATGGATACACACAATTTAGAGGTCAGCAGAGGGtggaaatttttcataaaatgtcaatttaattctctaAAATACCTTTCTATTTAAACAGACATAAAATTTATATCGAAAACGGCATGGCCTCGCAGCAATCTACAACGTATTTCTGCCAAGTATTTCCTGGGAGAAAAATCCTGTTGTGAATTTTCTATGGTAGGTGGAATGATTCcctcaaaaaagaacaaaaatgacacCTGATCTATCACCAACCCTGCTGAACAAACCCCACGACAAGCCCTGAGCCTTCATCACAGAATCCAGTTGCTAATCCACCTGTACACAGGGTTTGTTAGACACCTGGGAAGTCACAGAAAAAGCAGCTCAAAGTTGAGAAAATAATGTAATAGAAAGACATGAAAACACATTAATATTCCTTTAAAAGATAGAACACACTAACCAATAGCACGCATGAGAACATGTCAAACTTAACGTGTCAATCTTAAGGCAGAATAAATGGAAGCAAGTTACAAGCTGTTCTCAAATACTCAGATTTTATCAATTCTAACATAAAGTTTCAGAAAAATGAGTTTAGGTGCAAAAGAAGCAGAGAGCTAATTTTTAACTCTTGGAAAGAGACCTTCTGGCACAACACACGCTTTAGGGAGCTGAGGCATTCATGAGCACTCACTGGTGTAACACACCTGCAGAACCAGCCGAGAAAACGTGCACGATGTTGCTGTTCGG includes the following:
- the SLC25A33 gene encoding solute carrier family 25 member 33 produces the protein MATGTQQKENTLLHLFAGGCGGTVGAIFTCPLEVIKTRLQSSRLALRTVYYPQVHLGTISGAGVVRQTSVTPGLLQVLKSILEKEGPKSLFRGLGPNLVGVAPSRAVYFACYSKAKEQFNGVFVPNSNIVHVFSAGSAAFVTNSLMNPIWMVKTRMQLERKVRGSKQMNTLQCARYVYQTEGIRGFYRGLTASYAGISETIICFAIYESLKKYLKEAPLASSTNGTEKNSTNFFGLMAAAALSKGCASCVAYPHEVIRTRLREEGTKYKSFVQTARLVFREEGYLAFYRGLFAQLIRQIPNTAIVLSTYELIVYLLEDHAQ